The genome window CGACCACACTCTTCGCCTCTTGCGCGAGGCCACCTATTCGCTGGGGGCTCGCGTTCTGCTGTATGACCCGTCATCACCGATGCAGGGTGACGATGTTGCTCAACTGCAGTCTCACCTGCAGGAACTTGGATTCTATTCCTCTCAGATCGATGGGCAGTTTTCCCGTGACACCTATAGTGCGCTGAAAAACTATCAGCGTGATTATGGACTTACCGTCGACGGTGTCTGTGGACCGGATACAATGAAAGCGCTGTCTTATCTGGGGCGGAGCATTACCGGTGGTTCACGCGCGGCTATCCAAGAGCGCGAGACCGTTCGCGCTGCAGGCCCGCAGTTGTCAGGTAAGCGCATTGTCATTGATCCGGGGCTGGGGCTTTCCACGCCTGGTCATGTGGTGCGTGGCCCTTATGGTGAGCTGACCGAAGAAGAGATTTTGTGGGACATCGCGACGCGACTCGAGGGTCGCATGGTCGCAACGGGTATCGAGACGATTATTTCGAGGCCCCGTCAGACTAATTCGACTGATTCGGAGCGGGCCGATATCGCTAATGCTTTCGGTGCGGATTTAGTCATCAGTCTACGGTGTGATTGGTATCACAACGAACGGGCGGAGGGGTGCGCGTCGTTTTATTTCGGCTCCCCGCGTGGCCATTCGTCGATCACCGGTGAATTATTGTCGGGCTATATTCAGCGTGAAATCGTAGCCCGGACTCCGCTGCAGAACTGCCGTAACCATGCGCGTACGTGGGATGTATTGCGCCTCACGTCCATGCCGACGGTTGAGATCGTTTTGGGCTATCTTTCCAATCCGCACGATACTGCGGTGCTGGTGGACCCGAACTACCGTGATGTCATCACGGAGGCCATGTTGATCGCGGTGAAGCGATTGTACCTTGCTGATAATGATGATCAGCCGACGGGGACCTTTACCTTCTCAGAACTGCTCGAACTCGAGTCACAAGGTTAACGACGCAGAGCTAACCGTTTTAGCCACGGTGACGTAAATGGGCGGGGACACCCGTCTGTCATATGCCAGGTAATTTCTAGTTTGTCTTCAGCACCGTCAGGCAGGCCCTCGGCCAGCGCGATAGCCTCACGGACGTAAAAATCGAGTTGCCTGAAATTAGGAGCCCACGTGGAGACCCCATCGAGGTTGGTTACGGTGGCTAGCCAGTTCTTTCCCTCGCGGGTGATATCCGCGGTGTAGGTCATAGTATCCATCCTTTTCCGAGTGCTGGTTACAACTGTTTTCAATACTTCGTAACGTTCCCACGGG of Corynebacterium kroppenstedtii DSM 44385 contains these proteins:
- a CDS encoding N-acetylmuramoyl-L-alanine amidase → MEENLQVGDKSPRVAEVRTILTKVGLLKHPVSEHTSTDQWADGDDDFDYELQSALRAFQQQRGVLADGVINDHTLRLLREATYSLGARVLLYDPSSPMQGDDVAQLQSHLQELGFYSSQIDGQFSRDTYSALKNYQRDYGLTVDGVCGPDTMKALSYLGRSITGGSRAAIQERETVRAAGPQLSGKRIVIDPGLGLSTPGHVVRGPYGELTEEEILWDIATRLEGRMVATGIETIISRPRQTNSTDSERADIANAFGADLVISLRCDWYHNERAEGCASFYFGSPRGHSSITGELLSGYIQREIVARTPLQNCRNHARTWDVLRLTSMPTVEIVLGYLSNPHDTAVLVDPNYRDVITEAMLIAVKRLYLADNDDQPTGTFTFSELLELESQG